In Maridesulfovibrio sp., a single genomic region encodes these proteins:
- a CDS encoding AraC family transcriptional regulator, with protein sequence MESMHKSESDQVMAGVGMDLYSVWKSHESFEEKGENFELLSSSEGLNWNGIAVCRVRVHRIDRKDCSAPFHCFSLMTEEPGSLDIVNECSRYSVVSVPGQLYIRPANQMVSVKSLDWGRSREFIHVALDQSRIADSVDGAFQGKTLSFRPGISVDDSRLKALIEALAAEAEAGGPNGLRFVDSLTTALAVHYVSNYSSLPYSGSESGRRLSRDQLTRAVEYMDAHIGSNLTIEDLAHEVGMSKYYFSRLFKEDTGATPYQFFLARRLEKARMLLDEGRNTITEIAHLLNFSDQSHFSRVFRKKFGMNPKSYIEHLS encoded by the coding sequence ATGGAATCCATGCACAAATCGGAGTCTGATCAGGTCATGGCAGGTGTTGGAATGGACTTGTATTCAGTTTGGAAATCTCATGAATCCTTTGAAGAAAAAGGGGAAAATTTCGAACTGCTGTCTTCAAGCGAAGGACTTAACTGGAACGGTATAGCTGTTTGCCGGGTAAGAGTGCATCGCATTGACAGAAAGGACTGTTCTGCGCCTTTTCATTGTTTTTCATTGATGACCGAAGAACCGGGCAGTCTTGATATCGTCAATGAGTGCAGTAGATACAGTGTGGTTTCTGTTCCGGGGCAGCTGTACATCCGTCCTGCCAATCAGATGGTTTCGGTGAAGAGTCTTGACTGGGGCCGGTCCCGTGAGTTCATTCACGTTGCATTGGACCAGTCCCGCATTGCGGATTCGGTTGACGGAGCTTTTCAGGGAAAGACTCTTTCCTTTCGTCCGGGAATAAGTGTGGACGATTCGCGGCTGAAAGCACTCATAGAGGCCCTTGCGGCTGAGGCTGAAGCAGGGGGCCCCAACGGATTGCGGTTTGTCGATTCCCTGACCACGGCACTGGCCGTGCACTATGTTTCCAATTATTCCAGCCTGCCGTATTCAGGCTCTGAATCGGGGCGCAGGCTGTCCCGCGATCAGCTCACACGGGCAGTGGAATACATGGATGCGCATATCGGCTCAAATCTGACCATTGAGGATCTGGCCCACGAAGTGGGGATGAGCAAATATTATTTTTCCCGGTTATTCAAGGAAGATACAGGCGCAACGCCTTATCAGTTTTTTCTTGCCAGGAGACTTGAAAAGGCCCGCATGCTTCTGGATGAGGGGCGCAACACCATAACGGAAATTGCGCACCTGTTGAATTTCAGCGACCAAAGTCATTTCAGCCGGGTTTTCAGAAAGAAATTCGGGATGAATCCCAAATCGTATATTGAACACCTTTCTTGA
- a CDS encoding outer membrane homotrimeric porin, with amino-acid sequence MKKMVLLAILSFMVLGLAGTASAVDIEAKGKFQFQANIMDNSDFLAADHNGNQEDDLNFYFRARTQFRFVANENLMSELYVEYKTRIGGSDSDVNSGSSDRELGVKRMFIQYRFPGTEVLTTAGIFSIDLPGAAANNMVLADIDAGAFVVSTPITDEIGISLGYVRAYDKNATDNAHTTTTAMNAKDELDLFFATVPLTFDGIEANPYFMYGLIGKDTYSSVSGMAGLTGPMATPFTDDATAWWLGSSFTFNMFDPIVFNADFVYGAVDADESRNDRSGWGMDASLAYSGLDFVTPKLLFAYTSGEDDDTDNGSERLAVVNKDWAFGTYYFGGSALTSTDMESNQQFGFWTIGFGLEDISFFDKLSHDIYFLYIKGTNDKDLIRNAAAGSLTNISADGMFLTTEDQAFEVDFNTNYQIYDELAAIVEFGYINMDLDKDTWENYDPNRDGKDDPALKLAVGLVYSF; translated from the coding sequence ATGAAAAAAATGGTACTTCTCGCCATCCTCTCCTTTATGGTGCTCGGATTGGCAGGGACCGCATCGGCAGTGGATATTGAAGCAAAAGGAAAGTTCCAGTTTCAGGCCAACATCATGGATAACAGTGATTTTCTGGCTGCGGATCATAACGGTAATCAGGAAGATGATCTCAACTTCTATTTCCGTGCCCGTACCCAGTTTCGCTTTGTTGCCAATGAAAACCTCATGAGTGAACTGTACGTTGAATACAAAACCCGCATAGGCGGTTCCGATTCCGATGTGAACTCCGGTTCCTCCGACCGTGAGCTCGGTGTGAAAAGGATGTTTATCCAGTATCGGTTCCCAGGAACAGAAGTCCTGACCACCGCAGGTATTTTTTCGATTGACCTGCCGGGTGCAGCTGCCAACAACATGGTTCTGGCCGATATTGACGCCGGTGCATTTGTCGTCAGCACTCCCATTACCGATGAAATCGGTATTTCGCTCGGATATGTCCGCGCTTATGACAAGAACGCCACCGATAACGCCCACACCACGACCACCGCAATGAATGCCAAGGACGAATTGGATCTCTTTTTTGCGACTGTTCCGCTTACTTTTGACGGAATTGAAGCCAATCCGTACTTCATGTACGGCCTTATCGGAAAGGATACATATTCATCAGTGTCCGGTATGGCAGGGCTTACCGGTCCCATGGCTACCCCGTTCACCGATGATGCTACCGCATGGTGGCTCGGTTCTTCCTTCACCTTCAATATGTTCGACCCCATCGTATTCAATGCCGACTTTGTATACGGCGCAGTTGATGCGGACGAAAGCCGCAATGACCGTTCCGGTTGGGGTATGGACGCATCTCTTGCCTATAGCGGGCTTGATTTCGTAACTCCCAAACTGCTCTTCGCCTATACTTCCGGTGAAGATGATGACACCGATAACGGTTCCGAACGTCTTGCCGTTGTAAACAAGGACTGGGCATTCGGTACCTACTATTTCGGTGGTTCCGCCCTTACTTCCACCGACATGGAAAGCAACCAGCAGTTCGGTTTCTGGACTATCGGTTTCGGTCTTGAAGACATTTCCTTCTTCGACAAACTGAGCCATGATATCTACTTCCTGTATATCAAAGGTACCAACGACAAGGACCTCATCAGAAACGCTGCCGCCGGAAGCCTGACCAACATCAGCGCCGACGGCATGTTCCTGACCACCGAGGATCAGGCTTTTGAAGTCGACTTCAATACCAACTACCAGATCTATGACGAACTGGCAGCTATCGTGGAGTTCGGCTACATCAACATGGACCTTGATAAGGATACCTGGGAAAACTACGATCCCAACCGTGATGGCAAGGATGATCCTGCCCTCAAGCTGGCAGTGGGCCTGGTTTACTCTTTCTAG
- a CDS encoding LysM peptidoglycan-binding domain-containing protein: MKKLIWLVVAFSLMFAWGCAKKQVPQDEVVVVEETQVVVVETPEEKVEEVVPPTPMEIYESEYKNLPTSHVVTKGECLWWIAEYQQIYNDPFMWPLIYKANRDQIKNPDRIYPGQNLEVPRAGFSLEEVKAARKQAGASWKALDPQENAVVPGEMKAALGYL, from the coding sequence ATGAAAAAACTGATCTGGCTCGTGGTTGCCTTCAGCCTGATGTTCGCGTGGGGATGTGCCAAAAAGCAGGTTCCTCAGGACGAAGTTGTTGTGGTTGAAGAAACCCAGGTAGTGGTCGTGGAAACGCCCGAAGAAAAAGTGGAGGAAGTCGTTCCGCCGACCCCCATGGAAATCTACGAAAGCGAATACAAAAATCTGCCCACTTCCCATGTTGTGACCAAAGGCGAATGCCTGTGGTGGATTGCTGAATATCAGCAGATTTACAATGATCCCTTTATGTGGCCCCTTATCTACAAGGCCAACAGGGACCAGATCAAGAATCCTGATCGCATTTACCCCGGTCAGAATCTTGAAGTTCCCCGTGCGGGATTCAGCCTTGAAGAGGTAAAAGCGGCCCGCAAACAGGCCGGTGCTTCCTGGAAGGCCCTTGATCCTCAGGAAAATGCCGTAGTGCCCGGTGAAATGAAAGCCGCTCTCGGTTACCTGTAG
- a CDS encoding ATP-binding protein yields the protein MDAKELSPEMLSSRTDPTEIKYESSIDIPESTGDYDLFQPRALQAFRMALAIRGTCHNLYLSGDANLGRSYFAREYFKLRAANRPTPPDQLYLHNFSHQDRPIAVNLPAGKGKEFKEALADVTAQIREQLPAWFEREPHVKAHEKISRTFQDEREDMFSKMEDLAKERGFSLEIDDQNGLTLIPLVEGRILNDEEFERLDPELRKTLRNSADDLLIEITAILRRIGKTEEGFRKDERKLHQETAKEMLKEQLAPLHKDYDSFETIRDYLDDIESELIDNIDLFMAREQPSPSPLAGLNLSDASPADDLFSRFDVNLLVDNSETEGAPVVMSDHPTPFNLLGSIERESEMGALYTDFTLIRAGDIHKANHGYLIVYADDILTTPSSWEGLLRALRTGQARIEDPGEGDQVRTKTLEPEPIPLDLTVILIGSEDTYELLLYNDERFGKYFKLKAHMQLYAERNAENIERFVRVLGKIITDAELLPFERSSLARIVDHSSRLAEDQTKLSLRIPLIKEMMVEASALAALDGKKTVDLPAIGEAISMKDFRSNLYEEEFMTEYDREVIKVETTGEGVGHANGLSVTLFGDYEFGLPHRISCTVGVGHGGILDLEREARMGGPIHTKGMMIIKSCLVRLFAQDKPIVMTGSLCFEQSYAGIEGDSASGAELAALLSSLSGVPIKYDYAFTGAVSQSGMIMAVGGVSRKIEGFFEVCRRRGFNGKQGVIFPADNVVNLMLRDEIIEAVQKKQFHIYPVTTIEEAMLILTGVEAGEVDGNGKFPEGSLYRRADDRLAELARLAAQAECRKP from the coding sequence ATGGACGCAAAAGAATTATCGCCGGAAATGCTCAGTTCCCGCACAGATCCCACTGAGATCAAATACGAATCAAGTATTGATATACCTGAATCCACAGGGGATTATGACCTTTTTCAGCCAAGGGCGCTGCAGGCTTTCCGTATGGCCCTGGCCATACGGGGGACATGCCACAATCTTTACCTTTCCGGGGATGCCAATCTCGGACGAAGCTACTTTGCCAGAGAATATTTCAAACTTAGGGCCGCAAACCGCCCAACTCCGCCTGACCAGTTGTATCTGCACAATTTTTCGCACCAGGACCGCCCGATCGCGGTCAACCTTCCTGCAGGCAAGGGTAAGGAATTCAAGGAAGCCCTTGCGGATGTAACCGCTCAGATAAGGGAACAGCTCCCGGCGTGGTTTGAACGGGAACCTCATGTAAAGGCCCATGAAAAAATCTCCAGAACTTTTCAGGACGAACGCGAGGATATGTTTTCCAAAATGGAAGACCTGGCCAAAGAGCGCGGATTCAGCCTTGAAATCGACGATCAGAACGGGCTGACCCTGATTCCGCTCGTGGAAGGAAGAATACTCAACGACGAGGAATTCGAGCGTCTTGACCCGGAACTGCGTAAAACCCTGCGCAATTCCGCAGACGACCTGCTGATCGAAATTACCGCCATTCTGCGTCGCATCGGCAAGACGGAAGAGGGGTTCCGCAAGGACGAGCGCAAGCTCCATCAGGAAACAGCCAAGGAGATGCTCAAAGAACAGCTGGCTCCACTGCACAAGGATTATGACAGCTTCGAGACAATCAGGGATTATCTGGACGACATTGAATCCGAACTTATCGACAACATCGACCTGTTCATGGCACGCGAGCAGCCGAGCCCTTCGCCGCTGGCCGGACTGAATCTTTCGGATGCGTCCCCGGCGGACGATCTTTTTTCCCGCTTTGACGTCAACCTGCTTGTGGATAACAGCGAGACTGAAGGTGCCCCGGTGGTCATGTCCGACCACCCCACCCCCTTCAATCTGCTCGGCTCCATTGAAAGGGAATCCGAAATGGGCGCCCTGTATACCGATTTCACCCTTATAAGGGCCGGTGACATCCACAAGGCCAATCACGGATACCTGATTGTATATGCCGACGATATCCTGACTACTCCGTCATCATGGGAAGGACTGCTGCGTGCGTTGCGCACCGGGCAGGCCAGAATTGAGGACCCGGGCGAAGGCGATCAGGTCAGGACCAAAACCCTGGAACCGGAACCGATTCCCCTTGACCTGACCGTAATTCTGATCGGATCGGAGGATACGTACGAACTGCTGCTATACAATGATGAGCGTTTCGGAAAATATTTCAAGCTCAAGGCACACATGCAGCTCTATGCCGAGCGCAATGCCGAAAATATTGAACGGTTTGTAAGGGTCCTCGGCAAGATAATCACCGATGCGGAACTGCTGCCCTTTGAGCGCAGTTCACTGGCACGCATAGTGGACCACTCCAGCAGACTGGCCGAAGATCAGACAAAACTATCCCTGCGCATACCGCTGATCAAGGAAATGATGGTGGAAGCCTCGGCCCTTGCCGCACTGGACGGCAAGAAGACGGTCGATCTTCCGGCCATCGGCGAAGCCATCTCCATGAAGGACTTCCGTTCCAATCTCTATGAAGAGGAATTCATGACCGAGTATGACCGGGAGGTCATCAAGGTTGAAACCACCGGAGAAGGGGTGGGCCATGCCAACGGACTTTCCGTAACCCTGTTCGGCGATTATGAATTCGGGCTTCCGCACCGCATTTCCTGTACCGTAGGAGTAGGACACGGGGGCATCCTCGACCTGGAACGGGAGGCCCGCATGGGCGGTCCCATCCACACCAAGGGGATGATGATCATCAAGAGCTGTCTGGTCCGGCTCTTCGCTCAGGACAAGCCCATTGTCATGACCGGAAGCCTGTGCTTCGAACAAAGCTATGCTGGTATAGAAGGCGATTCGGCCTCGGGAGCGGAGCTTGCCGCGCTCCTTTCCTCTCTTTCCGGAGTGCCTATTAAATATGATTATGCTTTCACCGGCGCGGTGAGCCAGTCCGGGATGATCATGGCCGTGGGCGGAGTCAGCCGCAAGATTGAGGGATTCTTCGAAGTCTGTCGCCGTCGCGGGTTCAATGGCAAACAGGGTGTTATCTTTCCTGCTGATAATGTGGTAAACCTTATGCTCAGAGACGAAATCATCGAAGCCGTGCAAAAAAAACAGTTCCACATCTACCCGGTAACAACCATTGAAGAGGCCATGCTGATACTGACCGGTGTAGAAGCCGGGGAAGTGGACGGAAACGGTAAGTTCCCGGAAGGATCATTATACCGCAGAGCGGACGACCGTCTCGCGGAACTGGCCAGACTGGCCGCACAGGCGGAGTGTAGAAAACCGTAG
- a CDS encoding AtpZ/AtpI family protein — MLFFKGNKEVLDLIGNAATIGTHLVAATFVGLGIGWYLDKWLGTKPWLLLIFLCLGIAAGFKNVYDEVQRIQKKDRGKGPGNNENKSEG; from the coding sequence ATGCTCTTTTTTAAGGGGAACAAAGAGGTTCTGGATCTTATCGGCAATGCCGCTACGATTGGAACGCATCTGGTTGCCGCCACCTTTGTGGGGCTGGGTATCGGGTGGTATCTCGATAAATGGTTGGGTACGAAGCCTTGGCTTCTACTTATTTTCTTGTGCTTAGGAATCGCTGCCGGTTTCAAGAATGTTTATGATGAAGTGCAGCGGATCCAGAAAAAGGATCGGGGGAAAGGTCCTGGCAACAATGAAAATAAATCAGAAGGTTGA
- a CDS encoding ATP synthase subunit I — protein sequence MKINQKVELFLHRRGFTHPDVRSLVRNQLYLAAGTCLIAAVTFGFAHWALGLAAGAVLITFNFWSLAKFGQHLAYMRKGAVVSLLVRFYGRLIISGLVLYGLIVWGQCSIYALLAGLSTVVVNAIFWGVAGFRQKVKEA from the coding sequence ATGAAAATAAATCAGAAGGTTGAATTATTCCTCCACAGGCGGGGCTTTACTCATCCGGACGTACGCAGTCTGGTGCGAAATCAATTGTACCTTGCTGCCGGAACATGTCTTATAGCTGCTGTGACTTTCGGGTTTGCCCACTGGGCACTTGGTCTCGCAGCCGGAGCGGTTCTGATTACGTTCAACTTCTGGTCGCTGGCCAAATTCGGTCAGCATCTGGCTTATATGCGCAAGGGCGCAGTTGTGTCCTTGCTGGTTCGCTTCTACGGCCGGCTTATTATATCGGGGCTGGTCTTATACGGACTTATAGTCTGGGGGCAGTGTTCGATTTACGCTCTTCTGGCAGGTCTTAGTACAGTAGTTGTGAATGCGATATTTTGGGGCGTAGCCGGATTTCGGCAAAAAGTGAAGGAGGCATAA
- the atpB gene encoding F0F1 ATP synthase subunit A: MAGGLPHPLLIMTELNHALGTHIPNHVWYTWFGMCVLFILGFIVSRKLSLVPGGVQNLAEIIIGGLEDFVVTNVGEGGRQVFPFMCTLFVYILVLNLMGLVPGFDAPTANVNTNAAMAVATFLYYNYIGIKLHGAGYIKHFMGPIPALAPLMFIIEVVSHISRPLSLTLRLFGNIRGEEIVLVLLFLLAPVVSTLPMYFLFMLAKVIQAFIFFMLTMIYLKGSLEDAH, translated from the coding sequence ATGGCTGGAGGTTTACCGCATCCATTATTGATCATGACAGAGCTTAACCACGCTCTGGGAACTCATATTCCAAACCATGTGTGGTACACTTGGTTCGGTATGTGTGTTCTTTTCATTCTGGGTTTCATTGTTTCCAGAAAACTCAGTCTGGTTCCCGGAGGAGTACAGAACCTTGCCGAAATAATTATCGGCGGGCTGGAAGATTTTGTCGTCACCAACGTTGGTGAGGGCGGACGCCAGGTATTCCCTTTCATGTGTACACTCTTCGTGTACATTCTGGTTCTGAACCTGATGGGCCTTGTTCCCGGATTTGACGCTCCTACTGCGAACGTCAACACCAACGCTGCAATGGCAGTGGCTACTTTTCTTTACTACAACTACATCGGTATCAAACTGCACGGTGCAGGATACATCAAGCATTTCATGGGCCCCATTCCGGCCCTGGCTCCCTTGATGTTCATCATCGAAGTAGTTTCTCACATTTCCCGTCCGCTCTCGCTTACCCTTCGTCTGTTCGGTAACATCCGCGGTGAGGAAATCGTTCTCGTTCTTCTGTTCCTGCTTGCTCCTGTTGTTTCAACCCTGCCCATGTACTTCCTGTTCATGCTGGCAAAGGTTATCCAGGCTTTCATCTTCTTCATGCTTACCATGATTTACCTGAAAGGCTCTCTGGAAGACGCACACTAG
- the atpE gene encoding ATP synthase F0 subunit C: protein MRKALLIVLNTMALVLAAGAAFASGVAPEVASATATATAIGMAIAAAGCGIGQGLGLKAACEGTARNPEAGGKITVTLILGLAFVESLAIYALVVNLILLFANPLVG, encoded by the coding sequence ATGCGTAAAGCTCTGCTTATCGTTCTGAACACCATGGCTCTGGTTCTCGCTGCAGGCGCAGCATTCGCTTCCGGCGTAGCTCCCGAAGTTGCTTCCGCTACCGCTACTGCTACCGCCATCGGTATGGCTATTGCTGCTGCCGGTTGTGGTATCGGCCAGGGTCTCGGCCTGAAAGCTGCCTGTGAAGGTACTGCTCGCAACCCCGAAGCTGGTGGTAAAATCACCGTTACCCTCATCCTCGGTCTTGCATTCGTTGAATCTCTCGCTATTTACGCTCTCGTTGTAAACCTGATCCTGCTCTTCGCTAACCCCCTCGTAGGCTAG
- a CDS encoding redox-sensing transcriptional repressor Rex, which yields MKTQNIPKATIKRLAVYIQVLTGLKRDGVEVISSEKLAKACSVNPSQIRKDLAYFGEFGVRGVGYYVHELISSIKQSLGVDRVWGCALVGVGNLGRALLRHKEFALRGFSIRAAFDCDPYKIGEIVSGLEVVCTRQLKGRVDELGLEIGIITTPPERAQRAANYLVDGGIKGIVNFAQARIDVPKEVPVEYVDFTHHFYSVAFNITSMD from the coding sequence GTGAAAACCCAAAATATCCCCAAGGCGACAATCAAACGGCTCGCCGTTTATATACAAGTACTGACCGGGCTCAAACGAGATGGAGTTGAGGTAATCTCCTCCGAAAAGCTTGCCAAGGCGTGTTCCGTAAATCCTTCTCAGATACGTAAGGACTTAGCTTACTTCGGTGAGTTCGGAGTGCGCGGTGTAGGCTATTATGTTCATGAGCTTATCTCATCAATCAAGCAGTCTCTCGGCGTTGACCGGGTCTGGGGTTGCGCCCTTGTCGGCGTCGGTAACCTCGGTAGAGCTCTGCTCAGGCATAAGGAATTTGCCCTGAGAGGATTTTCCATCAGAGCTGCATTCGATTGCGATCCCTATAAAATAGGTGAAATAGTTTCCGGCCTCGAGGTTGTGTGCACCCGCCAGTTGAAGGGAAGGGTCGATGAACTCGGGCTTGAAATAGGAATTATCACCACCCCTCCAGAACGTGCACAGCGTGCCGCAAACTATCTTGTGGATGGCGGAATCAAGGGCATAGTCAACTTTGCTCAGGCGCGAATCGATGTCCCCAAGGAAGTCCCTGTAGAATACGTTGACTTTACGCACCATTTCTATTCCGTGGCCTTTAATATCACTTCCATGGATTAG
- a CDS encoding sigma-54 dependent transcriptional regulator: MSKSILIVDDEDGIRYSLRGILEDEGFRVNDAENGEEALRILSEDQPDLVFLDIWLPGMDGLEVLDRIKKEWDWLPVVMISGHGNIETAVSAIKKGAFDFIEKPLSLEKVVITAEKAVEFSRLQSENKALRTRIETEQPARLTGESGPVASMREVISQVAPTDAWVLITGENGTGKEIVARSIHSQSLRSEKPLVAMNCAAIPEELIESELFGHEKGAFTGAEKAQVGKFELADCGTLFLDEIGDMSLKTQAKILRILQEQRFERVGGRKTINVDVRVIAATNKDLFQEIKNGNFREDLYYRLKVFPLEVPPLRARSEDIPLLINEFITRLNRKHGFKPLIFTEASFKALCRYSWPGNVRELKNFVERMLIMYGGKEVGPEKLPPEIFDNAGQEPELQAQSSLPLPEGEVDFKQARADFEAQFLETKLREYKGNVSRLAEAVGLERSSLYRKLKAYGIQVE, from the coding sequence ATGAGCAAATCAATACTGATTGTAGATGACGAGGACGGCATCCGTTATTCCCTGCGAGGAATTCTTGAGGATGAAGGTTTCAGAGTCAACGATGCCGAAAACGGAGAAGAAGCGCTCCGTATCCTTTCCGAGGATCAGCCCGATCTGGTTTTTCTGGACATCTGGCTGCCCGGAATGGACGGTCTTGAAGTGCTGGACAGAATCAAAAAGGAATGGGACTGGCTTCCGGTGGTAATGATCTCCGGTCACGGCAACATAGAAACCGCTGTTTCCGCCATCAAGAAAGGCGCGTTCGATTTCATAGAAAAACCGCTGTCCCTTGAAAAGGTCGTTATCACAGCGGAAAAGGCCGTGGAGTTTTCGCGGCTGCAATCGGAAAACAAAGCCCTGAGAACACGCATAGAAACCGAGCAGCCGGCAAGACTCACGGGTGAGTCCGGGCCGGTGGCATCCATGAGAGAAGTCATCAGTCAGGTAGCACCAACAGATGCCTGGGTACTCATCACCGGGGAAAACGGCACAGGCAAGGAAATTGTCGCCCGTTCCATCCACTCGCAGAGTCTGCGCTCCGAGAAACCGCTGGTTGCCATGAACTGTGCGGCAATCCCAGAAGAACTTATCGAATCCGAGCTGTTCGGACATGAGAAAGGAGCCTTTACCGGGGCGGAAAAAGCCCAGGTCGGTAAATTCGAGCTTGCTGACTGTGGAACTCTTTTTCTTGATGAAATCGGCGACATGAGCCTCAAAACCCAGGCAAAAATCCTGCGCATCCTGCAGGAACAGCGTTTCGAACGAGTGGGAGGCCGCAAGACCATAAACGTGGATGTGCGGGTAATTGCTGCCACAAACAAGGACCTCTTTCAGGAAATTAAAAACGGCAATTTCCGTGAGGACCTTTACTACAGGCTGAAAGTCTTCCCGCTGGAAGTTCCTCCGTTGCGCGCCCGGTCCGAAGACATCCCTCTGCTCATAAACGAATTCATTACCCGGTTGAACCGTAAGCACGGCTTCAAACCGCTGATATTCACAGAGGCGTCGTTCAAGGCCCTGTGCCGCTACTCCTGGCCGGGAAATGTACGCGAGCTTAAGAATTTTGTTGAACGCATGCTGATCATGTACGGCGGCAAAGAAGTCGGACCGGAAAAACTTCCCCCGGAAATATTCGACAATGCCGGACAGGAACCGGAACTGCAGGCCCAGAGTTCCCTTCCCCTTCCCGAAGGAGAGGTGGATTTCAAACAGGCCCGCGCAGATTTCGAGGCTCAGTTTCTGGAAACAAAACTACGGGAATACAAGGGGAATGTGTCCAGACTGGCAGAAGCTGTAGGTCTGGAGCGCAGTTCGCTCTACCGCAAGCTCAAGGCTTACGGTATACAGGTTGAGTAG
- a CDS encoding HD domain-containing phosphohydrolase, whose amino-acid sequence MIPDNTDKNSPRILIVEDESIVALDIRGRLNHLGYTVTGVAPSGEVATVMAAEQTPDLILMDIMLEGDMDGIDTAEIIKAELSIPVIYLTAYADNETLTRAKITEPFGYIIKPFEDRELNLTIEMALYKYKTESTLNENRRWLTTTFNSIGDAVITTDHHGCIKSVNKSASFMLSETTETLCGHNFCDKINILDAGSLKPIKIFQEYESGTILNDAILKTENRMVPVSINISNIEEKNHTIGVVIVLRDISQLKNSEAALKNSLKQLRRTFEETVVSLTAMSEKRDPYTSGHQQRVAELACRIAVKMNMSAEEINCIRIAGILHDIGKISIPAEILSKPTRLTDLEMGLMKTHSEAGYEILKSISFPWPVAKIVLQHHERIDGTGYPNALAGDQILPEAKIIAVADVVEAMSSHRPYRAALGLMRAMDEIIRGRGTTYDAMVVDACTQVIENDKFSFEF is encoded by the coding sequence ATGATTCCGGACAATACCGACAAAAATTCGCCACGCATACTTATTGTCGAAGACGAATCCATCGTTGCTCTGGACATCAGAGGCAGACTCAACCACCTGGGCTACACAGTAACGGGAGTAGCTCCCTCTGGTGAAGTAGCCACAGTAATGGCTGCTGAACAAACCCCGGACCTGATACTGATGGACATCATGCTTGAAGGGGATATGGACGGGATAGATACTGCCGAGATCATCAAGGCCGAGCTGTCAATACCGGTTATATACCTCACCGCTTATGCGGATAACGAAACCCTGACGCGCGCAAAAATCACAGAGCCTTTCGGATATATAATAAAACCCTTTGAAGACCGTGAGTTGAACCTGACCATTGAAATGGCCCTGTACAAATACAAAACCGAAAGCACCTTGAACGAAAACCGGCGCTGGCTGACAACAACGTTCAACAGCATCGGGGACGCGGTCATAACCACCGACCATCACGGATGCATTAAATCTGTCAATAAATCAGCGAGCTTCATGCTGAGTGAGACAACAGAAACCCTGTGCGGACACAATTTTTGCGATAAAATCAATATCCTGGATGCAGGCAGTCTCAAGCCAATAAAAATATTTCAGGAATATGAATCAGGAACCATTCTCAACGATGCCATCCTCAAGACAGAGAACCGCATGGTTCCTGTTTCGATAAATATTTCTAATATTGAGGAAAAAAACCATACTATCGGTGTTGTGATAGTTCTGAGGGATATCTCGCAGCTGAAAAACAGTGAAGCGGCACTGAAAAACAGCCTGAAACAACTTCGCCGGACCTTCGAAGAAACAGTTGTCTCACTGACGGCCATGTCCGAAAAGCGTGACCCTTACACCTCCGGGCACCAGCAACGGGTGGCAGAACTCGCCTGCAGGATAGCCGTCAAGATGAACATGTCTGCTGAGGAAATCAACTGCATTCGAATTGCCGGGATACTCCATGATATCGGAAAGATATCAATTCCGGCCGAAATTCTTTCCAAACCGACAAGACTTACGGACCTTGAAATGGGCCTGATGAAGACACATTCCGAAGCCGGATACGAGATTCTAAAGAGCATCTCCTTCCCATGGCCCGTAGCCAAAATAGTTCTGCAGCACCATGAACGTATTGACGGAACAGGCTACCCCAACGCCCTCGCCGGTGACCAGATTCTTCCTGAAGCGAAGATCATTGCCGTGGCCGATGTGGTAGAGGCTATGAGCTCCCACCGCCCCTACCGTGCCGCTCTGGGGCTGATGAGGGCCATGGACGAGATTATTCGCGGTAGAGGCACAACTTACGATGCCATGGTTGTGGATGCCTGCACACAGGTAATTGAAAACGACAAATTTTCCTTTGAGTTTTAA